Proteins encoded together in one Lathyrus oleraceus cultivar Zhongwan6 chromosome 5, CAAS_Psat_ZW6_1.0, whole genome shotgun sequence window:
- the LOC127078523 gene encoding serine carboxypeptidase-like 45 — protein sequence MAFPILLLHLTFFTFNVFSSHSHSHADRIISLPGQPHNIAFQQFSGYITVDNKNHKSLFYYFAESETDPSSKPLVLWLNGGPGCSSLGVGAFSENGPFRPNGEFLVKNEHSWNKEANMLYLETPIGVGFSYAKGSSAYTTTVNDEETARDNLVFLERWFDKFPQYRNRDLFLTGESYAGHYVPQLAKLMIERNKRNNVFNLKGIALGNPVLEYATDFNSRAEFFWSHGLISDSTYNMFTRVCNYSRYVSEYNRDSVSSVCSNVMGLVSKETSRFVDKYDVTLDVCISSVLSQSKVISPQPQQANEMVDVCVDDKVTNYLNRRDVQEALHAKLVGVRKWDVCSNVLDYDVLNLEVPTLPILGSLIRAGIKILIYSGDQDSVIPLTGSRTLVQKLARQIGLNTTVPYRVWFERQQVGGWTQVYGNILSFATVRGAAHEAPFSQPERSLVLFKSFLEGTPLPEVF from the exons ATGGCATTTCCTATCTTACTCCTTCATCTTACTTTTTTCACCTTCAACGTTTTCTCATCTCATTCTCATTCTCATGCAGACAGAATCATTTCCCTTCCTGGACAACCTCACAACATAGCCTTTCAACAATTCTCAGGCTATATCACCGTTGATAACAAAAACCACAAGTCACTTTTTTACTATTTTGCTGAATCAGAAACTGACCCTTCTTCAAAGCCTCTTGTTCTTTGGCTCAATGGTGGACCTGGTTGTTCTTCTCTTGGAGTTGGTGCATTCTCAGAAAATGGACCCTTCAGACCAAATGGTGAATTTCTTGTCAAAAATGAACATAGTTGGAACAAAG AGGCAAATATGCTGTATTTGGAGACACCGATTGGAGTTGGATTCTCTTATGCAAAAGGTAGTTCTGCATATACAACAACAGTGAATGATGAGGAAACAG CTAGGGACAATCTTGTATTCTTGGAACGCTGGTTTGATAAGTTTCCTCAATATAGAAACAGAGATTTGTTTCTAACTGGTGAAAGTTACGCAG GTCATTATGTTCCTCAACTTGCAAAGCTTATGATTGAAAggaacaaaagaaacaatgtaTTCAATCTCAAAGGCATAGCT TTGGGGAATCCAGTTCTGGAATATGCAACTGATTTCAATTCAAGGGCTGAATTTTTTTGGTCACATGGACTGATATCTGATTCAACTTACAACATGTTCACTAGAGTGTGTAATTACTCGCGCTATGTTAGTGAGTACAATAGAGATTCAGTTTCATCTGTTTGTTCAAATGTTATGGGATTGGTGAGCAAAGAAACTAGTAGATTTGTGGATAAATATGATGTGACTCTTGATGTTTGTATTTCCTCTGTGCTGTCACAATCTAAGGTTATTTCTCCTCAACCTCAA CAAGCAAATGAGATGGTAGATGTGTGTGTGGATGACAAGGTTACAAACTACTTAAACAGAAGAGATGTGCAAGAAGCACTTCATGCAAAGCTCGTCGGAGTTCGCAAGTGGGATGTATGCAGCAA TGTTTTGGACTATGATGTGCTTAACTTGGAAGTGCCAACACTTCCTATTCTTGGATCACTGATAAGAGCTGGAATTAAGATCCTAATTTACAG TGGAGATCAAGACTCAGTAATTCCACTGACTGGAAGCAGAACCTTAGTTCAAAAATTGGCCAGACAAATAGGACTGAATACAACAGTCCCTTACAGAGTCTGGTTTGAAAGACAACAG GTTGGTGGATGGACTCAAGTGTATGGAAATATTCTGTCATTTGCCACAGTGAGAGGTGCTGCACATGAAGCTCCTTTCTCACAGCCAGAAAGATCACTCGTGCTATTCAAATCATTCTTGGAAGGAACTCCTTTGCCTGAAGTTTTCTGA